A section of the Pseudorasbora parva isolate DD20220531a chromosome 2, ASM2467924v1, whole genome shotgun sequence genome encodes:
- the LOC137090756 gene encoding uncharacterized protein, with product MYLIVEFEGEGTTGPVAKSWYEGGYSWWPPYKDRDRMLKSVRTLEPPQPEKGWTRHRARILHESASFHNVVSNWKKASYTSDISSESEIAGKRIPKKKTCSDHIYSTDDEAPEPPPLKKRKTADKESVPPAPKPPAIPKCAPKKGPVVRPQVLQSRAVNSLSNSFVNQQQRNLEDQQQTRCESLPSFQAPVGVSQAHHHGDGWGVDSPNTQAPVGVSQTDYHRASWDIDSPNTQEHTFSVLRPSGDCDYQGRSQTPVGVSQTHRHGAGWGVDPPNTQGTSGVGLENPVSSQCTSVERAILETLQKMDVKINHLTSLVQSLVGNRRFLPQIQDDDEDGIFPLVSTEDLDRLEQSLLDRGFMQRMVNRLSISGGPTMKKTVWRICFKVFTTNVARQLNWCGRGDKRGIKKSNIGSLLIASAMRNPVLLSPTEAEAEKFIKDFLRLAPGRV from the exons atgtaCCTAATAGTGGAGTTTGAGGGAGAGGGGACAACGGGCCCAGTTGCCAAATCCTGGTATGAAGGTGGCTACTCCTGGTGGCCACCATACAAAGACCGTGACAGGATGTTAAAGAGTGTGAGAACACTGGAGCCGCCACAGCCAGAGAAAGGGTGGACCCGACACAGGGCAAGAATCCTGCACGAGTCAG CATCTTTTCACAATGTAGTCAGCAACTGGAAGAAGGCCAGCTACACATCAGATATAAGTTCAGAATCAGAAATTGCTGGAAAAAGGATTCCCAA AAAGAAAACATGCTCCGATCACATCTATTCAACAGATGATGAGGCCCCAGAACCACCACcccttaaaaaaagaaaaactgcagACAAAGAAAGTGTTCCACCAGCACCGAAACCTCCAGCCATTCCAAAATGTGCCCCAAAAAAag GTCCTGTTGTGCGCCCTCAGGTTTTGCAGAGCAGAGCTGTAAACTCTTTAAGCAACT CATTTGTCAATCAGCAACAAAGGAATTTGGAAGACCAACAGCAGACCCGATGTGAGAGTCTGCCCAGCTTTCAAG CTCCAGTGGGCGTCTCTCAGGCACACCACCATGGAGACGGTTGGGGTGTTGATTCACCTAACACACAAG CTCCAGTGGGCGTCTCTCAGACAGACTATCACAGAGCCAGCTGGGATATTGATTCACCTAACACACAAG AGCACACCTTTTCTGTCCTGAGACCCTCAGGGGATTGTGACTACCAAGGAAGATCACAGA CTCCAGTGGGCGTCTCTCAGACACACCGTCATGGAGCCGGCTGGGGTGTTGATCCACCTAACACACAAG GTACTTCTGGTGTGGGTCTGGAAAATCCAGTCTCGAGTCAGTGCACAT CTGTAGAAAGGGCAATTCTGGAAACACTACAGAAGATGGACGTGAAGATAAACCACCTGACTTCACTGGTCCAGTCTCTAGTGGGAAACAGGCGCTTTTTACCCCAAATCCAGGATGATGACGAGGATGGCATCTTTCCACTTGTGTCTACTGAAGATCTAGACCGGCTGGAACAAAGTTTATTAGACAGAGGGTTTATGCAGAGAATG GTGAACAGATTATCCATCAGTGGCGGGCCAACAATGAAGAAGACCGTATGGAgaatctgcttcaaggtcttcaccACGAATGTCGCCCGCCAACTGAACTGGTGCGGCAGAGGAGACAAGCGAGGCATTAAGAAATCGAACATCGGCTCACTCTTAATAG cTTCAGCCATGAGGAATCCCGTCCTGCTGTCTCCGACGGAAGCAGAGGCAGAAAAATTCATCAAAGACTTCCTACGCTTGGCCCCAGGGAGGGTGTAA
- the LOC137089323 gene encoding GTPase IMAP family member GIMD1-like, protein MRNRPRLSTIFPIHFVLFSSEVLATSLKMAEMMAGLNLVLLGKTGAGKSSSGNTILGRQAFVSNKSSRSVTQDVAVESGAVCGLWVTVYDTPGLSNSELSEDEVQQKHEEVLLRFKSGHCVFLLVIKADRFTEEEREAVEKIEQLLAEERLKKTWILFTGEDQLVEEKMTIQEFINDNEKLKKLVQKYEQRYHVFNNKKKILTEQLKTRLLVFMTIQMMGIAAAPCRRQTKLSGLLSRHTQKSKPLHGHSADVTAAQPRSGKSEHHADDVSPVQTSATMQLKPEGDQQ, encoded by the exons ATGAGAAACAGACCGCGGCTATCTACTATTTTtccaatacattttgttttattttcatcCGAG GTTTTAGCAACATCACTGAAAATGGCAGAAATGATGGCAGGTCTGAATTTGGTGTTACTGGGAAAAACAGGAGCTGGGAAGAGTTCGTCAGGGAACACAATCCTGGGACGACAAGCTTTTGTATCAAATAAAAGCTCCAGATCTGTCACACAAGATGTTGCTGTTGAATctggagctgtgtgtggactATGGGTCACTGTTTATGACACACCAGGATTATCTAACTCGGAGCTGAGTGAAGATGAGGTTCAGCAGAAACATGAAGAGGTTCTCCTGAGATTTAAATCTGGCCATTGTGTGTTTCTGCTGGTCATTAAAGCTGACAGATTCACTGAAGAAGAGAGAGAAGCAGTGGAGAAGATTGAGCAGCTGCTGGCAGAAGAACGACTGAAGAAAACCTGGATTCTGTTCACTGGAGAAGATCAACTGGTGGAAGAAAAGATGACAATACAAGAATTCATTAATGACAATGAAAAACTAAAGAAACTCGTTCAGAAATATGAGCAGAGATACCACGTGTTCAACAACAAGAAGAAAATACTTACTGAACAA ctgaagaccagattattggtcttcatgacgattcagatgatggggatcgccgcagcaccatgcaggaggcagacaaAGCTCTCCGGGCTCCTTTCTAGACAcacgcagaagtccaagccgctccatgGCCACAGTGCAGACGTAACAGcagcgcagccgagaagcggaaaaTCAGAACATCACGCCGATGACgttagcccggtgcaaacttcagccaccatgcagctcaagcccgAGGGTGACCagcagtga